A region of Salirhabdus salicampi DNA encodes the following proteins:
- the fabI gene encoding enoyl-ACP reductase FabI — MEDLLKLKGKNVVIMGVANQRSLAWGVAKSLQKAGANLIFTYRKERSLAKLNKLLTETDIQAKLVVQCDVNSDESIQEAFSKIGEEVDSVYGIVHSIAFAHSDDLKGDFIETSRDGFAFAQDTSAYSLVAVARAAKHLMTDGGSIIAMSYLGAERVVKGYNVMGVAKASLEAAVRYLASDLGANDIRVNAVSAGAVRTLAAKGVPSFNDILHKIEEESPLKRNVTQEEVGDMTLALLSHLSRGVTGEVVYVDSGYHIMG; from the coding sequence ATGGAAGATTTACTTAAGTTAAAAGGAAAAAATGTTGTCATTATGGGGGTTGCTAATCAACGTAGTCTTGCCTGGGGTGTTGCAAAATCGCTTCAAAAAGCAGGTGCAAATTTAATTTTTACATATCGCAAAGAACGTTCATTAGCCAAATTAAACAAACTATTAACGGAAACGGACATTCAGGCAAAGCTAGTTGTGCAATGTGATGTGAATAGTGACGAAAGTATACAGGAAGCATTTTCTAAAATTGGAGAAGAAGTAGATTCTGTATACGGGATTGTTCATTCGATTGCTTTCGCCCATTCAGATGACCTTAAAGGGGACTTCATCGAAACATCTAGGGATGGGTTTGCATTTGCCCAAGATACAAGTGCTTATTCTTTAGTTGCAGTTGCTAGGGCGGCCAAACATTTAATGACAGATGGTGGATCTATTATAGCGATGTCTTACCTTGGTGCCGAACGAGTTGTAAAGGGGTATAACGTAATGGGAGTTGCGAAAGCTTCACTAGAAGCTGCAGTTAGATATTTAGCTTCAGATCTAGGGGCAAATGATATTCGAGTAAATGCCGTATCTGCGGGTGCTGTTCGTACTTTGGCAGCCAAAGGTGTTCCTTCTTTTAATGACATATTGCATAAAATTGAAGAAGAATCTCCGCTTAAACGAAATGTGACCCAAGAAGAAGTAGGCGATATGACACTGGCACTACTTAGTCACTTGTCACGTGGGGTAACAGGAGAAGTTGTCTATGTAGACTCAGGTTATCATATCATGGGCTAA